The proteins below are encoded in one region of Deinococcus detaillensis:
- a CDS encoding sensor histidine kinase, whose amino-acid sequence MANVVKPAVLVAASTSSRAAALFGHLPQADVYHSPDADTLLRETRLRPPDVLVLYTDLPSSVALSEVLGILKSREDLANTRFLAVGSQGLGALLSAGADALMSDSTAPEALAFLISTLLGRVRQQRELAERNLGLLKKLDAWEHEERVRDQLVHMLVHDLKNPIAAVMGLLEIVEEDERLPQDMKELVHLSREETQHLLHLSVNMLDVRKIQAGKMNLDFELMFSPMYTEVIDLARGDVGAGLRERRLTIDVAPNLSPARADPGILRRIFANLLSNAMKHTTKDGKIEVRILKVAEDVQFTIRDNGEGIPADDIPNLFAAFEQSRLTLHGRFDTGMGLAFCKLAIEGHGGRIWVESVRGKGSTFTFILPLARDEEDDDDFAELVS is encoded by the coding sequence ATGGCGAATGTCGTAAAGCCTGCCGTGCTGGTCGCGGCTTCCACTTCCTCGCGGGCAGCGGCGCTTTTTGGCCACCTGCCTCAAGCCGACGTCTATCATTCGCCAGACGCCGACACGCTGCTGCGCGAAACACGCCTGCGCCCGCCGGACGTGCTGGTGCTGTATACCGACTTGCCCTCCAGCGTCGCGCTGAGCGAGGTGCTGGGCATCTTGAAGAGCCGCGAAGACCTCGCCAACACCCGCTTTCTGGCGGTGGGGAGTCAGGGCCTGGGCGCACTGCTCAGCGCCGGGGCCGACGCCCTGATGAGCGACAGCACCGCGCCGGAAGCGCTGGCCTTTTTGATCAGCACGTTGCTGGGCCGGGTGCGCCAGCAACGCGAACTGGCTGAGCGCAACCTGGGCCTGCTCAAGAAGCTCGACGCCTGGGAGCATGAGGAGCGGGTGCGCGACCAACTCGTTCACATGCTGGTTCACGATCTCAAAAACCCTATCGCGGCGGTGATGGGCCTGCTCGAAATCGTGGAAGAAGATGAGCGGCTGCCCCAGGACATGAAAGAACTGGTGCATTTGTCGCGGGAAGAAACCCAGCACCTCTTGCACCTGTCGGTCAATATGCTCGATGTCCGCAAGATTCAGGCGGGCAAGATGAACCTCGACTTCGAGCTGATGTTTTCGCCGATGTACACCGAAGTGATCGACTTGGCGCGGGGCGACGTGGGCGCGGGCCTGCGCGAGCGCCGCCTGACCATTGACGTTGCGCCCAACTTGTCGCCAGCGCGGGCCGATCCGGGGATTTTGCGCCGCATTTTTGCCAATTTGCTGAGCAATGCCATGAAGCACACCACCAAAGACGGCAAAATTGAAGTGCGGATTCTCAAGGTCGCCGAAGACGTGCAGTTCACCATCCGCGACAACGGTGAGGGCATTCCCGCCGATGACATTCCTAACTTGTTCGCCGCCTTCGAGCAGTCGCGCCTGACCCTACATGGCCGCTTTGACACCGGCATGGGCCTCGCGTTTTGCAAGCTGGCGATTGAAGGGCACGGCGGGCGCATCTGGGTGGAATCGGTGCGGGGCAAGGGATCGACCTTCACCTTCATTTTGCCGCTGGCCCGCGACGAGGAAGACGACGACGATTTCGCAGAACTGGTGTCGTAA
- a CDS encoding YwbE family protein, with protein sequence MTPPRSLIRPGLTVDVIQKHHQASGQLTRGVVAALLTNSASHPHGIKVRLTSGVVGRVQALVPAQS encoded by the coding sequence ATGACTCCGCCCCGCTCCCTCATCCGCCCCGGCCTGACCGTGGACGTGATTCAAAAGCACCACCAGGCCAGCGGGCAGCTCACTCGCGGGGTGGTGGCGGCGCTACTGACCAACTCGGCCAGCCACCCGCACGGCATCAAGGTTCGCCTGACTTCGGGAGTGGTCGGCAGGGTGCAAGCGCTCGTGCCAGCGCAGAGCTAG
- the glmU gene encoding bifunctional UDP-N-acetylglucosamine diphosphorylase/glucosamine-1-phosphate N-acetyltransferase GlmU — translation MTLTQSKDLIAPDAAQRPLDVVVLAAGAGTRMRSALPKMLHEVCGRPMVAWAVKAARDVGARDIVVVTGHGADQVEAALAGPEVRFARQGEQLGTGHAFLLGAAKLRGDADVLVLYGDSPMLSVKTLNALRRVHLEEQNALTVLTSRLADATGYGRIVRGESGDVERIVEQKAATPEELRLTEFNSGVYLMDARAPELAAQIGNDNAAQEYYLTDLLALYHQQGARVAAYCIPDPSEVMGANDRVQLAELARLMQRRINERHMRAGVTLRDPATAYIEDAVTIAPDVILEPGVVLRGQTDIGTGAVVGAYSSLTDTQLSARVQIRPHSVLEGARVGEGSDVGPFARLRAGAVLDTGVHIGNFVEVKNSHLAAGVKAGHLAYLGDASIGAESNIGAGTITANFDGVNKHRTQIGAGVFIGSNATLIAPVTLGDAAFVAGGSTVNADVPEGAMAVGRGTQRNIGGWSLRYWKRMERQVAQKLPWLSAWLSRQD, via the coding sequence ATGACCCTAACCCAATCTAAAGATTTGATTGCTCCCGATGCTGCCCAGCGCCCGCTTGACGTGGTGGTGCTGGCCGCCGGAGCCGGAACCCGAATGCGCTCGGCCCTGCCCAAAATGCTGCATGAAGTGTGTGGCCGCCCGATGGTCGCTTGGGCCGTCAAAGCTGCCCGCGACGTGGGGGCACGCGACATCGTGGTGGTCACGGGTCACGGTGCAGATCAGGTGGAAGCTGCCCTCGCTGGGCCGGAGGTGCGCTTTGCTCGGCAGGGTGAGCAGCTCGGCACCGGACATGCCTTCCTGCTGGGCGCGGCCAAACTGCGCGGCGACGCCGACGTGCTGGTGCTCTACGGCGACAGCCCGATGCTGAGCGTGAAGACGTTGAACGCCCTGCGCCGTGTTCATCTAGAGGAGCAAAACGCTTTGACCGTGTTGACCAGCCGCCTGGCCGACGCCACCGGTTACGGGCGCATCGTGCGCGGCGAGAGCGGTGACGTGGAGCGCATCGTGGAGCAAAAAGCTGCCACGCCCGAGGAACTGCGTCTCACCGAGTTCAACTCCGGGGTCTACTTGATGGACGCCCGCGCTCCCGAACTCGCCGCTCAGATCGGCAACGACAACGCCGCGCAGGAGTACTACCTGACCGATTTGCTGGCCCTCTACCACCAGCAGGGTGCGAGGGTGGCTGCCTACTGCATTCCCGACCCCAGCGAAGTGATGGGAGCCAATGACCGCGTGCAGCTCGCTGAACTCGCCCGCTTGATGCAGCGGCGCATCAACGAGCGCCACATGCGGGCGGGTGTGACCCTGCGCGACCCGGCCACCGCTTACATCGAAGACGCCGTCACCATCGCCCCCGATGTCATTCTCGAACCCGGCGTGGTGCTACGCGGCCAAACTGACATCGGCACGGGAGCGGTAGTTGGCGCGTACAGCAGCCTGACGGATACCCAACTCTCTGCCCGCGTCCAGATCAGGCCTCACAGCGTCCTTGAGGGAGCGCGGGTTGGTGAAGGCAGCGACGTGGGGCCGTTTGCCCGTCTGCGTGCCGGTGCGGTGCTCGATACGGGCGTGCATATCGGCAACTTTGTGGAAGTCAAAAACAGTCACCTCGCGGCGGGCGTCAAAGCGGGCCACTTGGCTTATTTGGGCGACGCCAGCATTGGAGCCGAGAGCAACATCGGAGCCGGAACCATCACTGCCAACTTCGACGGCGTAAACAAGCACCGTACCCAGATCGGCGCGGGGGTCTTTATCGGCAGTAACGCCACCCTGATCGCTCCCGTGACTCTGGGAGACGCGGCGTTTGTGGCGGGCGGCAGCACCGTCAACGCCGACGTGCCGGAAGGAGCGATGGCGGTGGGGCGCGGCACCCAGCGCAACATCGGAGGCTGGAGCCTGCGCTACTGGAAAAGGATGGAGCGTCAGGTGGCCCAGAAATTGCCCTGGCTCTCGGCCTGGCTCTCGCGGCAAGATTAG
- a CDS encoding M3 family metallopeptidase: MTQSSPIKTDNPLLNLGFEIPFDRIKPEHAEPAVDILIAKCREDLERAAQAPKRQFAGFLQELDTLGQQLAAVQTVVGHLNGVISSDEWRAANEAILPKVSAFFTELGLHPGLWAAMKAYQQGADAQQLSSEWTRFLTLEVDAFRRNGADLGDAGKQRLTEINVSLAEITNQYGKNVMDGIKAYELYVGPERMAGVPQRLKDATAADAEAHGKAGMHRLTLHTPVYGPVITYADDRSLREELMRANNLVGVGEGRDNRELLPQILRLRRERAALLGFENFADLVTADRMSGSAQAAIQFEHDLEGRTRPFFDEENRELLAYYRQKAGEDAPEMAAWDASYWAEKLRQERYDFDAEVLRPYFPMEQVLSGMFEITRRVFGITVKEAQAAGWHEEVKYYDIFNEAGEHIASFYTDWFPRDSKRGGAWMNALYTGGPREDGFAPHLGLMCGNLNPPSGDTPSLLSLGEVETVFHEFGHLLHHALARVPVQSLSGTKVAWDFVELPSQIMENWVWTPEGLELIAKHYQTGEGLPDALYQKMLAARNFRAGGMAMRQYSFATVDLALHVEYDEAQGDPLDFARTLMNRYTFLPLPESNFITQFGHLFSSPVGYAGGYYSYKWAEVLDADAFSRFENEGVFNRQTGREYVDKLLSRGGSVEPAQLYRDFMGRDPDPEALLRRSGLSKQ; encoded by the coding sequence ATGACTCAATCCAGCCCTATCAAGACAGACAATCCTCTGCTCAACCTCGGTTTTGAAATTCCCTTTGACCGAATTAAGCCCGAACACGCTGAACCGGCGGTAGACATCTTGATCGCCAAGTGCCGCGAGGATTTGGAGCGGGCCGCTCAGGCCCCCAAGCGCCAGTTCGCGGGCTTTTTACAGGAACTCGACACCTTGGGCCAGCAACTCGCGGCGGTGCAAACGGTGGTCGGCCACCTCAACGGCGTCATTTCCAGCGACGAGTGGCGGGCGGCCAACGAAGCGATCTTGCCCAAAGTCAGCGCCTTTTTCACCGAGTTGGGTCTGCATCCGGGGTTGTGGGCGGCCATGAAGGCTTATCAGCAGGGTGCGGACGCTCAGCAGCTCAGCTCCGAATGGACGCGCTTTTTGACTTTAGAGGTGGACGCCTTTCGCCGCAACGGAGCCGACTTGGGCGACGCGGGCAAGCAGCGCCTGACCGAAATCAATGTCAGCTTGGCTGAAATCACCAACCAGTACGGCAAAAATGTAATGGACGGCATCAAAGCCTACGAGTTGTACGTCGGCCCAGAGCGCATGGCGGGCGTGCCGCAGCGCCTCAAAGACGCCACTGCCGCAGACGCCGAAGCGCACGGGAAGGCCGGAATGCACCGCCTGACCCTCCACACGCCGGTGTACGGCCCCGTCATCACTTACGCCGATGACCGCAGCCTGCGCGAAGAACTGATGCGGGCCAATAACCTAGTGGGCGTCGGTGAAGGGCGCGATAACCGCGAACTGTTGCCGCAGATTTTGCGCCTGCGCCGTGAACGGGCCGCGTTGCTGGGCTTTGAGAACTTTGCCGACCTAGTGACCGCTGATCGGATGTCCGGCAGCGCTCAGGCGGCCATCCAATTTGAGCACGATTTAGAAGGGCGCACCCGCCCCTTTTTTGACGAGGAAAACCGCGAGCTGCTGGCTTATTACCGTCAAAAAGCTGGCGAGGACGCACCGGAAATGGCGGCCTGGGACGCTTCTTACTGGGCCGAGAAATTGCGTCAGGAGCGCTACGACTTCGACGCCGAAGTGCTGCGCCCCTACTTTCCGATGGAGCAGGTGCTCTCGGGCATGTTCGAGATTACCCGGCGGGTCTTCGGCATCACGGTCAAGGAAGCGCAGGCGGCGGGCTGGCATGAAGAAGTCAAGTACTACGACATCTTCAATGAAGCCGGAGAGCACATCGCCAGCTTTTACACCGATTGGTTCCCCCGTGACAGCAAACGTGGCGGCGCGTGGATGAACGCCCTGTATACCGGCGGCCCCCGCGAAGACGGTTTCGCTCCGCATTTGGGCCTGATGTGCGGCAACCTCAACCCGCCGAGCGGTGATACGCCTTCACTGCTGAGTCTGGGCGAGGTGGAAACGGTCTTTCACGAGTTCGGCCACCTGCTCCACCACGCCCTTGCCCGCGTGCCGGTGCAGTCGCTGAGCGGCACCAAAGTGGCCTGGGATTTCGTGGAATTGCCCTCGCAGATCATGGAAAACTGGGTCTGGACGCCGGAAGGCCTTGAGCTGATCGCCAAGCATTACCAAACTGGCGAAGGCTTGCCGGACGCGCTCTACCAAAAGATGCTGGCCGCCCGCAATTTCCGCGCCGGGGGGATGGCGATGCGGCAGTACAGCTTTGCCACGGTTGATCTGGCGCTGCACGTCGAGTACGACGAAGCGCAGGGCGATCCGCTGGACTTTGCCCGCACCTTGATGAACCGCTACACCTTTTTGCCGCTGCCGGAAAGCAACTTCATAACCCAGTTCGGTCACCTGTTCTCCAGTCCGGTGGGCTATGCGGGCGGCTATTACAGCTACAAGTGGGCCGAAGTGCTCGACGCCGACGCCTTTTCCCGCTTCGAAAACGAAGGCGTCTTCAACCGGCAAACCGGGCGCGAATACGTGGATAAGCTGCTTTCACGCGGCGGCAGCGTGGAGCCCGCTCAGCTTTACCGCGACTTTATGGGGCGCGACCCCGACCCTGAAGCGCTGCTGCGGCGCAGTGGACTGAGCAAACAGTGA
- a CDS encoding DEAD/DEAH box helicase, producing the protein MTLAVPSLSKLLPTVPVGNLILLPQVARAALFAAHAGPAVLLTTPDRLPLYEGAGKLGAPISVNPGLREWDDRKEHVVLDIQTAMDLFPSRPEDHALTFKVGRQYPREELLSRLEKLGYERLIDGRLDEIGFILRGDTLDLYLTANPQEDQIAALRAEFFGDELDTLRELSQDGFPGEKMPQFTLAPTTEYLSEVKWDATRLELLAGRIFLDAPEFYASTLGPMTDVLWAHLLTREVSSFGRAPLILEDFTLDLVTLPYYRARLGELARDVDEWRAAGYRVLLLVRHDRTATYLAEKLLGNKEPKWLNLPRLEAGELGFLRSSGEGGFVLEQARMVVLTEDLIYGFQGGSALRGKKLSGKPVTDALGLAVGDYLIHPEHGIGQFQGLQTRTVLGVTRDYLNISYKNEASLAVPIELLPTLRRHPGTTDDPPALSSLDKSAWAKAKERARKNAEEVASKLLVQYAARQVTPGNSFAPNPEWESQIEKNFEFELTADQKTALKETLKDLEAPNPADRLISGDVGFGKTEVALRAAHRVIGAGMQVAVLVPTTLLAEQHTSVFVERFKDLPVRVEGLSRFTGDKQAKAILGDLAQGKVDLIIGTHRLLSSDIVFKNLGLIIVDEEHRFGVSQKEKLRAMRGLPEISKEGKIEIPEGVKAIDTLALSATPIPRTLYMSMVGLRDMSSIQTPPKGRKPIQTILAPFDPVTVRDAIVSEIERGGKVFYIHDRIASIGARSLYLRNLVPEARIGVAHGRMNEEELEEIMLGFEEGAFDVLVSTTIVETGLDIPEANTILIERADRLGLAQLYQLRGRVGRRSTDAYAYLFFPPRMTENASRRLWAIADLQDLGSGHLLAEKDMEIRGVGNILGEEQHGHVQAVSIDVYTEMLAEAVAKLKGEPLKAAPTVSVDLPISARLDAGYFGNDEEARISTYGRLSEARTLQAISRVERDLRKKFGPPSPEVQNFIDLAKLRLTSLARRVLSIGETMTDLQITFAYKALDYDAGGLKKFPYKTEVTTFPPSLKIQKRGIRVDDYARTLIDVLGYFG; encoded by the coding sequence ATGACTCTCGCCGTGCCCTCGCTCTCCAAGCTGCTGCCGACGGTGCCGGTGGGCAATCTGATCTTGCTGCCGCAGGTGGCCCGCGCCGCGCTGTTTGCCGCCCACGCTGGTCCCGCCGTGCTGCTGACCACCCCCGACCGCCTGCCGCTTTACGAAGGCGCGGGCAAGCTCGGCGCACCCATCAGCGTCAATCCAGGTCTGCGCGAGTGGGACGACAGAAAAGAACATGTGGTGCTGGACATCCAGACGGCGATGGACCTGTTTCCGTCCAGGCCCGAGGACCACGCCCTGACCTTCAAAGTGGGCCGCCAGTACCCGCGTGAGGAACTGCTCTCGCGTCTGGAAAAACTCGGCTACGAGCGTCTGATCGATGGCCGCCTGGACGAGATTGGCTTCATTCTGCGCGGCGACACGCTGGATCTGTATTTGACGGCTAATCCGCAAGAAGACCAGATCGCCGCCCTTAGAGCTGAGTTTTTTGGCGACGAATTAGACACTTTGCGCGAGCTGAGCCAAGACGGCTTTCCCGGCGAAAAGATGCCGCAGTTCACGCTGGCCCCCACCACCGAATACCTCAGCGAGGTCAAGTGGGACGCCACCCGCTTAGAACTCCTCGCCGGACGAATCTTTCTGGACGCGCCGGAGTTTTACGCTTCCACACTTGGCCCGATGACCGACGTGCTGTGGGCGCACCTCCTGACCCGCGAAGTCAGCAGCTTTGGCCGCGCTCCGCTGATTCTGGAAGACTTCACGCTCGATCTGGTGACGCTGCCGTATTACCGCGCCCGTCTCGGTGAACTGGCCCGTGACGTGGACGAATGGCGGGCGGCGGGCTACCGGGTGCTGCTGCTGGTGCGCCATGACCGAACCGCCACCTATCTGGCCGAAAAACTGCTGGGCAACAAGGAACCCAAATGGCTGAACCTGCCCCGTCTGGAAGCGGGCGAACTCGGGTTTCTGCGCTCCAGCGGCGAGGGCGGCTTTGTCTTGGAGCAGGCCCGCATGGTCGTCCTAACCGAGGATTTGATCTACGGTTTTCAGGGCGGCAGTGCTCTAAGGGGCAAGAAACTCAGCGGCAAACCCGTCACCGACGCGCTGGGCCTGGCGGTGGGCGATTACCTGATTCACCCCGAACACGGCATCGGCCAGTTTCAGGGCCTGCAAACCCGTACGGTGCTGGGCGTCACCCGCGATTACCTCAACATCAGTTACAAAAATGAAGCGTCGCTGGCCGTGCCGATTGAACTGCTGCCCACCCTGCGCCGCCACCCCGGCACCACCGACGACCCGCCCGCGCTGAGCAGCCTAGATAAAAGCGCCTGGGCTAAGGCCAAAGAACGCGCCCGCAAGAACGCCGAGGAGGTCGCCAGTAAGCTGCTGGTGCAGTACGCCGCCCGTCAGGTCACCCCCGGCAACAGCTTCGCGCCCAACCCCGAGTGGGAAAGCCAGATTGAAAAGAACTTTGAATTCGAGCTGACGGCAGACCAGAAGACGGCTCTCAAAGAAACACTCAAAGACCTGGAAGCCCCCAACCCGGCTGACCGCCTGATCTCCGGCGACGTGGGCTTCGGCAAAACCGAAGTGGCGCTGCGGGCCGCTCACCGCGTCATCGGAGCGGGGATGCAGGTGGCGGTGCTGGTGCCCACCACGTTGCTGGCCGAGCAGCACACCTCGGTCTTCGTGGAGCGCTTCAAGGACTTGCCGGTGCGGGTGGAAGGGCTGTCGCGCTTTACCGGCGACAAGCAGGCCAAAGCGATTCTGGGCGATCTGGCGCAGGGCAAGGTGGACCTCATTATCGGCACCCACCGCCTGCTGTCCAGCGACATCGTATTCAAGAACTTGGGCCTGATTATTGTGGACGAGGAACACCGTTTCGGTGTGTCGCAGAAAGAAAAACTGCGGGCCATGCGTGGTCTCCCCGAAATCAGCAAAGAAGGCAAAATCGAGATTCCGGAAGGCGTGAAGGCGATTGACACGCTGGCACTGTCGGCCACCCCGATTCCGCGCACGCTGTATATGAGCATGGTGGGATTGCGCGATATGTCCAGCATTCAAACGCCGCCAAAGGGCCGCAAACCCATTCAAACCATCCTCGCCCCTTTCGATCCGGTGACGGTGCGCGACGCCATCGTCTCTGAGATTGAGCGCGGCGGCAAAGTCTTCTACATTCATGACCGCATCGCCAGCATCGGCGCACGCAGCCTGTATCTGCGTAATCTGGTGCCGGAAGCTCGCATCGGCGTGGCGCACGGGCGCATGAACGAAGAGGAACTCGAAGAAATCATGCTCGGCTTTGAAGAGGGCGCGTTCGATGTGTTGGTGTCCACCACCATCGTAGAAACGGGCCTGGACATTCCAGAAGCCAACACCATTCTGATTGAGCGGGCCGACCGCTTGGGTCTGGCGCAGCTTTACCAGTTGCGCGGGCGGGTCGGGCGGCGCAGCACCGACGCTTACGCCTACCTGTTCTTCCCACCTCGCATGACCGAGAACGCCTCGCGGCGGCTGTGGGCCATTGCCGACCTTCAAGACCTGGGCAGCGGGCACCTGCTGGCCGAAAAAGATATGGAAATTCGCGGCGTCGGCAACATTCTGGGCGAGGAGCAGCACGGGCACGTGCAGGCCGTCAGCATCGACGTATACACCGAGATGCTGGCCGAAGCGGTCGCCAAGCTCAAGGGTGAGCCGCTCAAGGCTGCACCGACGGTCAGCGTTGACTTGCCGATCAGCGCCCGCCTCGACGCCGGATATTTCGGCAACGACGAGGAAGCCCGCATCAGCACTTATGGGCGGCTTTCGGAAGCCCGCACCTTGCAGGCCATCAGCCGTGTCGAGCGCGATCTCCGCAAGAAATTTGGCCCGCCCAGCCCCGAAGTCCAGAATTTCATCGACCTCGCCAAGCTGCGGCTGACCTCGCTGGCAAGGCGGGTGTTGAGCATCGGAGAAACCATGACTGATCTGCAAATTACCTTCGCCTACAAGGCGCTGGATTACGATGCGGGCGGCCTCAAGAAGTTCCCATACAAAACCGAAGTGACCACCTTCCCGCCGTCGCTCAAGATTCAGAAACGCGGCATCAGGGTGGATGATTACGCCAGAACGCTCATTGACGTGCTGGGGTATTTCGGGTGA